One region of Cottoperca gobio chromosome 19, fCotGob3.1, whole genome shotgun sequence genomic DNA includes:
- the ush1gb gene encoding Usher syndrome type-1G protein homolog — protein MNDRYHRAARDGYLDVLKEATRKELNAPDEDGMTPTLWAAYHGNLETLRLIVGRGGDPDRCDIWGNTPLHLAAANGHHNCLSFLVAFGANVWCLDNDYHTPLDMAATKGHMDCVRYLDSITAKQITLNPKLVSKLKDRAFRAAERRIKDCAKLQRKHREHMERKFMKESAALDNLDAISFSSYTSGSTLSHKFNTVTSNMPYSQATLHSTAKGKAKIQKKLEKKKQVDGTFKIYEDGRKSVRSLSGLQLGNDVMFLKQGTYANPKERSRLNIRDMFPRDNDDDGDTVSRAMSDPGLHEAAYSEISADSGRDSLFTRPGLGTMVFRRNYLSAGMFGIGARDEESIVGSEPVGRAPNVRLRGRLPHRFPSFDEDSIGSALSLQERNLQELPWEEIDVGLDEDLEPENSPLETFLVSQSLSEFMPIFRREKIDLEALLLCSDPDLTSIHLPLGPRKKLLDACKRRLNTIEEPESIEDTEL, from the exons ATGAACGACCGGTACCACCGGGCGGCCCGGGACGGCTACCTGGACGtgctgaaggaagccacacggAAGGAGCTGAACGCACCGGATGAGGATGGGATGACACCGACCTTATGGGCCGCGTACCACGGCAACCTGGAGACGCTGAGGCTCATCGTGGGGAGAGG AGGCGACCCGGACAGGTGTGATATATGGGGCAACACACCACTTCACCTGGCAGCTGCCAACGGCCACCATAACTGCCTGTCCTTCCTGGTGGCTTTTGGTGCCAATGTGTGGTGTTTGGACAATGACTACCACACACCACTGGACATGGCCGCCACCAAGGGACACATGGACTGCGTTCGCTACCTGGACTCCATCACTGCCAAGCAGATCACCCTAAACCCAAAGCTGGTCAGCAAACTCAAGGACCGGGCGTTTCGTGCCGCAGAACGCCGGATCAAAGACTGCGCAAAGCTCCAGAGGAAGCACCGTGAACATATGGAGAGGAAGTTCATGAAGGAGTCGGCAGCTTTAGACAACTTGGATGCGATCAGCTTTTCTAGCTACACAAGCGGCAGCACACTGAGCCACAAGTTCAACACTGTCACCTCCAACATGCCATACTCACAG GCCACCCTGCACTCCACAGCCAAGGGCAAGGCCAAGATACAGAAGAAGCtcgagaagaagaagcaggttGATGGAACATTCAAGATCTACGAGGACGGGAGGAAAAGTGTGCGCTCGTTATCCGGCCTGCAGCTCGGCAATGATGTCATGTTCCTCAAACAGGGCACATACGCCAACCCCAAGGAGCGATCACGCCTCAACATCCGCGACATGTTCCCCCGTGACAATGACGACGACGGCGACACCGTCTCCCGTGCCATGAGCGACCCAGGCCTCCATGAGGCTGCGTATTCGGAGATTAGCGCCGACTCCGGACGCGATTCCCTGTTCACCCGACCCGGGCTCGGCACCATGGTGTTCAGGAGGAACTATTTGAGTGCAGGCATGTTTGGTATCGGAGCACGGGATGAAGAGAGTATAGTAGGGAGTGAACCTGTGGGCCGAGCACCTAATGTTCGTCTACGAGGACGTCTGCCTCATCGCTTTCCCAGCTTCGATGAGGACAGTATTGGCAGTGCCTTGAGCCTGCAAGAAAGGAACCTTCAGGAGTTGCCATGGGAGGAGATTGATGTTGGGTTGGATGAGGACTTGGAGCCAGAGAACAGTCCTCTGGAGACCTTCCTGGTCTCTCAAAGCCTCAGTGAGTTCATGCCGATCTTCAGGAGAGAAAAGATTGACCTGGAGGCTCTGCTGCTTTGTTCAGATCCGGACCTCACCAGCATTCACCTCCCTTTGGGCCCCAGGAAGAAACTTCTGGATGCCTGCAAGAGACGTCTGAACACCATAGAAGAACCAGAGAGCATTGAAGACACTGAGCTCTGA
- the LOC115024779 gene encoding proton channel OTOP3-like translates to MNSDPGATDLDSSWGKPGEEPGRSSEHQIQDPELDPVPVWVPSGRRLISGLLGLNVLLLGAALVAGQAFNPEGLKHQEPQVFMLLLIVVSVLWMLWYLLWATKQPGICPHKDHHAGGITVTVVLMLFAAFSLLLFIFRVGYLVSMRECKPAAKVLSPFIEAPFLALQTYLLWAHSKDCIHRHKIITRAGLMMILSADLLLWLNAVTEDTIHEEIELEKEDGLDLSNINSSEAEGSALAGITNSTFCQCSASAACLIFRKGFEILYPFNMEYYLMAGCMIYVMWKNVGRRMSPGPHHATQKLTLHVVYQGGVIYGLVFGALVLAAGVAVFILYQVWVGQQQRRLTAFLIFYGYHLAVMPLMSLCTLAGMLVYRLERRANEEGHNPTRSLDVTLLVAAALGQLALSYFSLVAALAVGTSGLLGDLDLSYSLLSLLELILQNIFIIEGLHRHPNLLAKKKENQRSSIFKPKKKVAVPKPEGRKTDISLLEGNMSAAAQEHDGKKSWTKRAMQEICAFLILSNVMLWVIPAFGVHPQFENGLGKQFFGFSVWFVLVNLGQPLSVFYRMHSVGALMELLISA, encoded by the exons atgaatTCAGATCCTGGAGCCACAGACCTGGATTCCTCCTGGGGGAAACCTGGTGAAGAACCAGGTAGGAGCTCAGAGCATCAGATCCAGGACCCGGAGCTGGATCCGGTGCCGGTTTGGGTTCCCAGTGGGAGGCGGCTGATCTctggtctgctgggtctgaatgtgctgctgctgggagcCGCCCTGGTGGCCGGGCAGGCTTTCAACCCGGAGGGCCTGAAGCACCAGGAGCCCCAGGTGTTCATGCTGCTTCTGATCGTGGTCAGTGTGCTTTGGATGCTCTGGTACCTGCTGTGGGCCACGAAACAGCCCGGCATCTGCCCACATAAAGACCACCACGCAGGGGGAATCACTGTGACCG TGGTCCTCATGCTTTTTGCTGCATTCAGTCTGCTGCTGTTTATCTTCAGGGTTGGTTATTTGGTCAGCATGAGGGAGTGTAAGCCTGCTGCCAAAGTGCTGTCTCCATTCATCGAGGCTCCCTTCCTCGCGCTGCAG ACATATTTACTGTGGGCTCACTCCAAGGACTGCATCCACAGACACAAGATAATCACCAG GGCCGGGCTGATGATGATCCTCTCGGCCGACCTGCTGCTGTGGCTCAACGCGGTGACGGAGGACACCATCCACGAGGAGATCGAGTTAGAGAAAGAAGACGGGCTTGATTTGAGCAACATAAACTCATCTGAAGCAGAAGGCTCTGCTTTAGCAG GAATTACCAATTCCACCTTCTGCCAGTGCAGTGCGAGTGCAGCCTGCCTCATCTTCAGGAAAGGCTTTGAAATCCTTTATCCCTTCAACATGGAGTACTACCTGATGGCAGGCTGCATGATCTATGTGATGTGGAAGAACGTTGGCCGCAGGATGAGTCCAGGTCCCCACCACGCCACTCAGAAGCTGACCCTTCACGTTGTCTACCAAGGCGGGGTCATATACGGCCTCGTGTTCGGCGCCCTGGTGCTCGCCGCAGGAGTGGCCGTCTTCATTCTCTACCAGGTTTGGGTGGGCCAGCAGCAGCGTCGCCTCACCGCCTTCCTCATATTTTACGGCTACCACTTAGCCGTCATGCCCCTCATGTCTCTGTGCACCCTGGCCGGGATGCTAGTCTACAGGCTGGAGAGGAGGGCGAACGAAGAGGGACACAACCCCACACGCAGCCTGGACGTGACCCTCCTGGTGGCAGCAGCTCTGGGCCAGCTCGCCCTGTCCTACTTCTCCTTGGTGGCGGCTCTAGCTGTGGGGACCAGTGGGCTTCTGGGGGACCTCGACCTGTCCTACTCCCTCCTCAGCCTGCTGGAGCTCATCCTccagaacatcttcatcattGAAGGCTTGCACAGGCACCCGAACCTTCTGGCCAAGAAGAAAGAGAACCAGCGGAGCAGCATATTCAAG CCTAAGAAAAAGGTTGCCGTGCCAAAACCAGAGGGGAGGAAGACGGATATTTCCCTGCTGGAGGGAAACATGTCAGCGGCTGCTCAAGAGCATGATGGGAAAAAGTCCTGGACCAAAAGAGCGATGCAAGAAATCTGTGCTTTCCTCATCCTTTCTAACGTTATG CTGTGGGTCATCCCTGCATTTGGAGTCCACCCCCAGTTTGAGAACGGCCTGGGGAAACAGTTTTTTGGCTTCTCCGTTTGGTTTGTTCTGGTGAACTTGGGTCAGCCGCTCAGCGTTTTCTACAGGATGCACTCTGTGGGAGCTTTAATGGAGCTGCTCATCTCTGCGTGA